In Ignavibacteriales bacterium, a genomic segment contains:
- the malQ gene encoding 4-alpha-glucanotransferase — protein sequence MIERSAGILLHPTSLPGKFGIGDLGEEAFNFVNFLVATGQKLWQVFPLGPTGYGDSPYQCFSAFAGNPLLISPQVLLKENLLKEDDLQVIPEFNPVEIDFGKVIDYKYSLLNKAYLNFKKSEKKLKNEFKIFCEANEDWLEDYALFMAAKSYHGGVVWTKWAKEIAFRKGNAVNEWKEKLSDEVNFQKFVQFNFFKQWKAVKEFANNKGIKIIGDLPIFIAYDSADLWANKNLFTVDDKGKLQFVAGVPPDYFSATGQLWGNPLYKWNEMEKDDFQWWRKRITKLLDVMDIIRIDHFRGFDAYWEIPGDAPTAITGRWVKAPGEKFFSTIVKYLGEVPIIAEDLGVITKSVEKLRDKFNFPGIKILQFAFGTGMESKFLPHNHIKNCVVHTGSHDNDTTRAFFEKAKHDGTDMYSFAQKYLNYYGEEICQVLISSAYASVANIVVIPMQDMLNLGTEARMNFPGTLGGNWTWRFTWDQIPKDLIKIYKEMTIMYERPPKPKEETVIDVEN from the coding sequence ATGATAGAGCGTTCTGCAGGAATACTACTTCATCCTACTTCTTTACCTGGAAAGTTTGGAATAGGTGACCTTGGCGAGGAAGCTTTTAATTTTGTTAATTTCTTAGTTGCAACAGGACAAAAATTGTGGCAGGTATTTCCATTAGGTCCAACCGGATATGGGGATTCGCCTTATCAATGCTTTTCTGCATTTGCCGGTAATCCATTGTTGATTAGTCCTCAGGTTTTACTAAAAGAAAATCTGCTTAAAGAGGATGATTTGCAAGTTATTCCTGAATTCAATCCAGTAGAAATTGATTTTGGTAAAGTGATTGATTACAAATATTCATTGCTGAATAAAGCCTATCTAAACTTTAAGAAAAGTGAAAAAAAGTTGAAGAATGAGTTCAAGATATTTTGCGAAGCTAACGAAGATTGGCTGGAAGATTACGCATTGTTTATGGCTGCAAAAAGTTACCACGGTGGAGTTGTTTGGACTAAGTGGGCTAAGGAAATTGCTTTTAGAAAGGGAAATGCTGTAAATGAATGGAAAGAAAAATTATCTGATGAAGTAAATTTTCAAAAATTCGTTCAATTCAATTTCTTTAAGCAGTGGAAAGCAGTAAAAGAATTTGCCAACAATAAGGGAATTAAAATCATTGGTGATCTGCCGATCTTTATTGCTTATGACAGTGCTGACTTATGGGCAAATAAAAATTTATTCACAGTTGATGATAAAGGTAAACTCCAATTTGTTGCTGGTGTACCGCCGGATTATTTTAGTGCAACTGGGCAACTTTGGGGAAATCCGCTTTACAAGTGGAATGAAATGGAAAAGGATGATTTCCAATGGTGGCGAAAAAGAATTACCAAACTTTTAGATGTAATGGATATAATTCGAATTGATCATTTCAGAGGATTTGATGCATATTGGGAAATTCCTGGTGATGCACCAACTGCTATTACAGGAAGATGGGTAAAAGCGCCCGGCGAAAAGTTTTTCAGTACAATTGTAAAATACCTTGGTGAGGTTCCTATCATCGCCGAAGATTTGGGTGTAATAACAAAATCTGTTGAGAAGTTGAGAGATAAGTTTAATTTCCCGGGAATTAAAATTCTTCAGTTTGCATTTGGAACTGGAATGGAAAGTAAATTCCTGCCGCATAATCATATTAAAAATTGCGTTGTTCATACCGGTTCACACGATAATGACACTACCCGCGCTTTTTTTGAAAAAGCAAAACACGATGGAACGGACATGTATTCCTTTGCCCAAAAATATTTGAATTACTATGGTGAAGAAATTTGTCAGGTGTTGATTAGTTCTGCTTATGCATCGGTTGCTAATATTGTTGTTATTCCAATGCAGGATATGTTGAATTTAGGAACCGAAGCGAGAATGAATTTCCCCGGAACTCTTGGTGGTAATTGGACCTGGAGGTTTACCTGGGATCAGATACCAAAAGATCTAATCAAGATTTATAAAGAGATGACAATAATGTACGAACGCCCTCCAAAGCCAAAAGAAGAAACTGTAATTGATGTAGAGAATTGA
- a CDS encoding amidohydrolase family protein — protein MKALIPISIGLFFYLIFFTCSTLLFAEEADLILFNGKVITVDSQDQIFQAVAIKDGKILSVGSDLEILQLAGARCALIDLKGKTVTPGLIDSHYHLMYYGQQFWDGYLNIRHPEVASKADLLKVVGDRAKLLNPGEWISGNQGFHLLADETLDRWDLDKVAPNNPIYIRHGSGQYCVVNSKALDIAGIDRNTPNPHSSLIAHDSLGEPTGVLSHYPAENLVAKFATGYGDRTEEQKIEDIDRGQELCFQAGYTSVQDVIVGSYSDIQLYKKYAESGKLKVRLYALLYINTEEQANYAAHNYLPFSTGRFSFSGWKLAMDGGFAAKTTLMYDKSLYASGLSYPYFAQDEFNRIVQTLHNTGLQVAVHVSGDEGIDMTLTAFEEAIKTNPRPDPRHRIEHGIFPSTDVLARMKNSNIILSTQPQWMAWHGDGYAQATNEATMKLMLPLKTMLNESIPIAFGCDVPASIYQEPKWAFYGAVTRRSQSGTIIDPEQKLTVQEALRIHTMGSAYAGFAEATTGSLEPGKFADLVIWSRDLYTVSPSEMINLAAEMTIVNGEIVFDDGKNPVTAIGIENNQRNKPERFQLLQNFPNPFNPSTKISYYLPETSIISISIFDMLGREVVKLVNEEKKNAGTYELIFDASQIPSGTYFYQLKTEKVLATNKMQLIK, from the coding sequence ATGAAGGCACTAATACCAATTTCAATTGGATTGTTTTTTTATTTAATCTTCTTTACCTGCTCCACATTGTTATTTGCAGAGGAAGCTGATCTGATTCTTTTTAATGGAAAAGTAATTACTGTTGATAGTCAAGATCAAATCTTCCAGGCTGTTGCAATTAAGGATGGTAAAATTCTAAGTGTGGGGAGCGATCTGGAAATCTTACAATTGGCAGGAGCAAGGTGTGCACTGATAGACTTGAAAGGTAAAACTGTAACACCAGGCTTGATCGATTCTCATTATCACCTGATGTATTATGGACAGCAATTTTGGGACGGTTATCTTAACATCCGCCATCCGGAAGTTGCTTCTAAGGCTGATCTTCTGAAAGTTGTTGGCGATAGAGCAAAACTTTTAAATCCTGGTGAATGGATTTCCGGGAATCAAGGATTTCATTTACTTGCTGATGAAACACTTGACCGATGGGATTTAGATAAAGTGGCGCCTAATAATCCTATTTATATTCGGCATGGAAGTGGTCAATATTGTGTGGTCAATTCGAAAGCGTTAGACATAGCCGGTATAGATAGAAACACACCCAATCCTCATAGCAGTCTAATTGCTCACGATAGTCTTGGCGAACCAACAGGTGTATTATCACATTACCCGGCTGAAAATTTAGTGGCAAAGTTTGCTACCGGTTATGGTGATCGGACCGAAGAACAAAAAATAGAAGATATTGATCGTGGACAGGAACTTTGTTTTCAAGCTGGTTATACATCTGTTCAGGATGTAATCGTAGGTAGTTACTCAGATATCCAGCTCTATAAAAAATATGCTGAAAGCGGAAAACTTAAAGTGCGGCTGTATGCTTTACTGTACATCAATACAGAGGAACAAGCAAATTATGCTGCACATAATTATCTGCCGTTCAGCACCGGGCGTTTTTCGTTTAGTGGTTGGAAACTTGCTATGGATGGCGGTTTTGCTGCCAAAACTACTTTAATGTATGATAAAAGTTTGTATGCTTCAGGTTTATCTTATCCCTACTTTGCCCAGGATGAGTTTAACCGCATCGTACAAACTTTGCATAACACCGGTCTCCAGGTTGCAGTTCATGTTTCGGGTGATGAAGGAATTGATATGACACTAACAGCTTTCGAGGAAGCCATAAAAACAAATCCCCGTCCAGATCCTCGCCATCGGATTGAACATGGAATATTTCCCTCAACAGACGTGTTGGCGAGGATGAAAAATTCAAATATTATTCTCTCTACTCAACCCCAATGGATGGCTTGGCATGGAGACGGTTATGCCCAAGCAACGAATGAAGCAACAATGAAACTGATGCTCCCTTTAAAAACCATGCTCAATGAAAGCATTCCCATTGCTTTCGGATGTGATGTGCCTGCTTCAATCTACCAGGAACCCAAATGGGCTTTCTATGGTGCAGTAACCCGTCGTTCACAATCAGGCACAATAATAGACCCCGAACAAAAACTTACGGTACAGGAAGCATTACGCATACACACGATGGGATCGGCATATGCCGGTTTTGCAGAGGCAACAACCGGATCTCTGGAACCAGGAAAATTTGCAGATCTTGTTATCTGGTCCCGTGATTTGTACACCGTAAGTCCATCAGAAATGATCAATCTGGCTGCAGAGATGACAATTGTTAACGGAGAAATTGTTTTTGATGATGGGAAAAATCCAGTAACCGCTATTGGTATAGAAAACAACCAACGGAATAAGCCGGAGCGTTTTCAACTTTTACAGAATTTTCCTAATCCGTTTAATCCGTCAACCAAAATCAGTTATTATCTTCCTGAAACATCGATAATTTCAATTTCGATATTTGATATGTTGGGAAGAGAAGTAGTAAAGCTTGTCAATGAGGAAAAGAAAAATGCTGGAACATATGAATTAATTTTTGATGCTTCTCAAATTCCAAGCGGAACATATTTTTATCAATTAAAAACAGAAAAAGTATTAGCAACCAATAAAATGCAGTTGATAAAATAA
- a CDS encoding polysaccharide deacetylase family protein: MRLIVLVILISFCSSSFSQNKEVCFTFDDLPVATISFKSIPFQKMVLNKLLLALNKHKIPAIGFVNEKKLYSNNQLDTQKVNLVKLWLNAGMDIGNHSFSHFDYHKTSSKKYFDDIIKGEIITKKLMAEFGRSPKYFRHPFLHVGETKERADSLHTCLKNSGYEEAPVTIDNSDWIFSLAYDSAMVKKDTLLMKKIGVTYINYMEMKLKYFENQALKLFGRNIKQILLLHSNGINADYLDDLAAMYIKNNYEFIQLKNALSDEAYLTNITVYRN, translated from the coding sequence ATGAGATTAATCGTTTTAGTTATCCTAATTAGTTTTTGTTCTTCATCATTCAGCCAAAACAAGGAAGTCTGTTTTACATTTGATGATTTACCAGTCGCTACAATAAGTTTCAAAAGTATCCCTTTTCAAAAAATGGTACTGAATAAATTATTGCTTGCATTAAATAAGCATAAAATTCCAGCTATAGGATTTGTTAACGAAAAAAAACTTTATAGTAATAACCAACTGGATACCCAAAAAGTTAATTTGGTAAAGCTATGGCTGAATGCTGGAATGGATATAGGCAATCATTCTTTTTCACACTTCGATTATCATAAAACTTCCAGTAAAAAATACTTTGATGATATAATAAAAGGTGAAATTATAACAAAAAAGTTAATGGCGGAATTTGGCAGATCACCAAAATATTTCAGACATCCATTTTTACATGTTGGCGAAACCAAAGAAAGAGCTGATTCTTTACATACATGTCTTAAAAATTCAGGTTATGAAGAAGCTCCTGTAACAATAGATAATTCCGATTGGATTTTCTCACTTGCATATGATAGCGCAATGGTAAAAAAAGATACACTTCTTATGAAGAAAATTGGGGTTACTTACATCAATTACATGGAAATGAAATTAAAGTACTTTGAGAATCAAGCTCTAAAATTATTTGGACGTAATATTAAACAGATCTTGTTATTGCATTCGAATGGTATTAATGCGGATTATCTTGATGACCTTGCAGCAATGTACATCAAGAATAACTACGAATTTATTCAATTAAAAAATGCCTTAAGTGATGAAGCATATTTAACAAACATAACCGTATATCGTAATTGA
- a CDS encoding type II toxin-antitoxin system RelE/ParE family toxin yields MKYKVIIDPQAKLDLKEILNYVAINDSFQSANKLLNALEETCFKLEKFPERGHIPPELRPTGIKKYLEIHYKPYRIIYEIEKDLIYIHCVIDGRRNIQEILSNRFLR; encoded by the coding sequence ATGAAATATAAAGTTATTATTGATCCCCAAGCAAAACTAGATCTTAAAGAGATATTAAACTACGTTGCTATAAACGATAGTTTTCAATCTGCTAATAAACTTTTAAATGCTTTGGAAGAAACTTGTTTCAAACTAGAAAAATTTCCTGAGCGGGGGCATATTCCACCTGAATTGAGACCTACTGGAATTAAAAAATATTTAGAAATCCATTATAAACCTTACCGAATAATCTACGAAATCGAAAAAGATTTAATATACATTCATTGTGTAATTGATGGCAGAAGAAATATCCAGGAAATCTTAAGTAATAGATTTTTAAGATAG
- a CDS encoding type II toxin-antitoxin system Phd/YefM family antitoxin, producing MRMSEAVKSISYLKANAANMIEEINKNQKTFVITQNGEAKVIVQDIKVYEKTQETLAMLKLLAMTRDKSKGAKGIKDTFTELRNELKSNQ from the coding sequence ATGAGAATGAGTGAAGCGGTAAAATCAATTAGTTACTTAAAGGCTAATGCCGCTAATATGATTGAGGAAATCAATAAGAACCAAAAAACCTTTGTTATTACTCAAAATGGTGAAGCAAAAGTAATCGTTCAAGACATAAAAGTTTATGAAAAAACTCAAGAGACTTTGGCAATGTTAAAATTATTAGCAATGACTCGTGATAAAAGTAAAGGAGCTAAAGGAATTAAAGACACATTTACTGAACTACGGAATGAATTGAAATCTAATCAATAA
- a CDS encoding OadG-related small transporter subunit: protein MFTQEVINTFWNALIITGKGMTGIFIFMGIFYLTIKLLDKLFPQEIEKTKE from the coding sequence ATGTTTACTCAGGAAGTTATAAATACATTTTGGAATGCGCTGATAATTACAGGAAAAGGAATGACTGGAATTTTTATCTTTATGGGAATATTTTATTTAACAATTAAACTGCTGGATAAATTGTTTCCACAAGAGATTGAAAAAACAAAAGAATAG
- a CDS encoding sodium ion-translocating decarboxylase subunit beta, translated as MSELFIGITSITWQQIVMMLIGSLLIYLAISKEYEPALLLPIGFGAILANIPFSAAIDQMNGGEKVEGILNIFFRAGILTEIFPLLIFVAVGAMIDFSPLLKKPYLLLFGAAAQFGIFFTMMAATLFGFSLKQAASIGIIGAADGPTSIYVATRFAKDLLGPISVAAYSYMALVPIIQPPVIRALTSKKERLIKMESHAKSVSKTVLIIFPIIVTIFSGIIAPSSAALIGFLMFGNLIRECGVLNKLSLSAQNELASLVTILLGITIAATMTADKFLQPQTLIIISLGLVAFIFDTAGGVLFAKFLNLFLKKKLNPMIGAAGISAFPMSARVIHNMGQEEDPFNYLLMHAVSANVAGQIGSVIAGGLILALVV; from the coding sequence ATGAGTGAGTTATTTATTGGAATTACATCGATTACCTGGCAGCAAATAGTTATGATGCTTATCGGAAGTTTGTTAATCTACCTGGCAATTTCTAAGGAATATGAACCTGCGCTGCTTCTACCAATTGGATTTGGAGCAATACTTGCAAATATACCTTTCTCCGCCGCAATAGATCAGATGAACGGAGGAGAAAAAGTTGAAGGAATTCTAAATATATTTTTCAGAGCTGGAATTTTAACTGAAATATTTCCGCTTTTAATTTTTGTTGCAGTTGGGGCAATGATAGATTTTTCTCCATTACTTAAAAAACCTTATTTGCTTTTATTCGGCGCTGCAGCACAATTTGGCATTTTCTTTACAATGATGGCTGCAACACTTTTCGGTTTCAGTTTAAAACAAGCTGCTTCAATAGGAATAATTGGTGCGGCTGATGGACCAACTTCTATTTATGTTGCAACTCGTTTTGCAAAAGATTTACTTGGACCAATTTCTGTTGCCGCTTATTCTTACATGGCTCTGGTTCCAATAATCCAACCACCAGTGATAAGAGCTTTAACTTCTAAAAAGGAACGATTAATTAAAATGGAAAGTCACGCAAAAAGTGTTTCCAAAACTGTGCTGATTATTTTTCCTATTATTGTTACCATATTTTCTGGAATTATAGCACCTTCTTCCGCTGCATTGATTGGCTTTTTAATGTTTGGAAATCTTATCCGTGAGTGCGGAGTGCTGAACAAACTTTCTTTATCTGCACAAAATGAATTGGCAAGTCTTGTTACTATTCTGCTCGGAATTACTATTGCAGCAACAATGACTGCGGATAAATTTCTTCAACCGCAGACTTTGATAATTATTTCTTTAGGTTTGGTCGCATTTATTTTTGATACCGCAGGTGGAGTTTTGTTTGCAAAATTCTTAAATCTTTTCCTTAAGAAGAAATTAAACCCGATGATTGGCGCAGCCGGTATTTCTGCATTCCCGATGTCTGCAAGAGTTATTCATAATATGGGACAGGAAGAAGACCCGTTTAACTATTTGCTTATGCACGCAGTAAGCGCAAATGTTGCGGGACAAATAGGCTCCGTTATTGCCGGCGGATTGATTTTAGCTTTGGTGGTTTAG
- a CDS encoding class I SAM-dependent methyltransferase, which produces MMVELLYKITPTPIWNIGRDIYHSYLKKKYLNGGRPFNPAETSKAKGRREKEKFFDLFCKGKGIDIGYGGDPIVQDVDVWDFEHGDAQYLSGVENNKYDFVYSSHTLEHLIDPGIALKNWWRILKRNGFLILYIPHRDLYEKKKKLPSRFNPNHFHFFMIDEEELPDTIGLLPLIKRTISDYEIVYIKECKEGNTITDPNLHSDGEYSIEAVIKKIA; this is translated from the coding sequence ATGATGGTTGAATTACTTTATAAAATTACTCCAACACCAATATGGAATATTGGCAGAGATATTTATCATTCATATCTGAAAAAGAAATATTTAAATGGCGGGCGTCCTTTCAATCCCGCAGAAACATCTAAAGCTAAAGGCAGAAGAGAAAAAGAAAAATTCTTTGATTTGTTTTGCAAAGGGAAAGGCATTGATATAGGTTACGGTGGAGATCCAATTGTACAGGATGTTGATGTTTGGGATTTTGAGCATGGCGATGCACAATATCTGTCAGGAGTTGAGAATAATAAATACGATTTCGTTTATTCCTCGCATACATTAGAACATTTGATTGATCCGGGGATTGCTCTGAAAAATTGGTGGCGCATTTTAAAAAGAAATGGTTTTCTAATCTTGTATATTCCTCATCGCGATTTATATGAGAAGAAGAAAAAATTACCATCCCGATTTAATCCTAACCACTTTCACTTTTTTATGATTGATGAGGAAGAACTTCCCGATACAATCGGATTATTACCCTTAATTAAAAGAACTATTTCTGATTATGAAATTGTTTATATAAAAGAGTGCAAAGAAGGAAATACAATCACTGATCCTAACTTACACAGCGATGGAGAATATTCTATTGAAGCTGTAATTAAAAAAATTGCTTAA
- a CDS encoding M1 family metallopeptidase, protein MLKHVLFLFLVLFVGVNAQDIKEHLFKSERAQHQNLFKTQKINYPGDSNFDVTYYKLNLNILYSKRELKGEVTIAGRSVINGLDSISLDLSNYLNVDSVLSKGRKLSFTHNQDNLEINLVTIYNSGNKFSVVVYYHGTPSSTGFGSFEFYDTYNNKEVVWSLSEPYGAKEWWPSKDTPADKADSSDVWITSTNFFRSISNGTLESVIDNGDGTTTYKWKNRYPIANYLISIAMSNYVEIKDYFKYSPTDSMLVVHYIYPESYNAGNVAALKKTIDMLRIFSEKFGDYPWLDEKYGHAQCGFGGGMEHQTIASVGSFGESLIAHELSHQWFGDKITCKDWENIWLNEGFATYAEGIYTEAKYGRNSYNSYIVSEMDWAKPAVGSIYLQNISTISQIFDPRKSYSKGGLVLHMLRGIVGDSVFFRILKTYASTPSVAYGVAVTEDFQAVAESIYGKSLEYFFGEWIYGENFPEYNASWYYSALGNNLYKIKLTINQTSNSTPTFFTMPIQIKINTPVGDTLITLFNDLQNQTFELQIAGMPNSLSFDPNNWIMKNSNVITETEPGSIPTIFELKQNFPNPFNPTTLIRYSIPSGGVQSAFSVQLKIFDILGNEIATLVNEIKPSGNYEIEFNPDNYGLTSGVYLYQLKALPTGRQAGSFISVKKMMLVR, encoded by the coding sequence ATGCTAAAGCATGTTTTATTTTTATTTCTTGTTTTGTTTGTTGGTGTAAACGCCCAGGATATTAAAGAGCATTTATTTAAATCGGAACGCGCACAACATCAAAATTTATTTAAGACACAAAAAATAAATTACCCCGGTGATTCTAACTTTGATGTTACTTACTATAAACTGAATCTAAATATTCTTTACTCTAAACGGGAGTTAAAGGGAGAAGTAACAATAGCAGGGCGTAGTGTTATCAACGGATTGGATTCTATTTCTTTAGATCTCTCAAATTATCTAAATGTGGATTCGGTTCTTTCCAAAGGACGAAAATTATCATTTACACACAACCAGGATAACCTTGAAATTAATTTAGTTACAATTTATAACTCCGGCAATAAATTCTCTGTTGTTGTTTATTATCATGGTACACCTAGTTCAACTGGATTTGGAAGCTTTGAATTTTATGATACATATAACAATAAAGAGGTTGTTTGGTCTTTAAGTGAACCGTATGGAGCTAAAGAGTGGTGGCCCAGTAAAGATACTCCTGCTGATAAAGCGGACTCTTCTGACGTGTGGATTACAAGCACCAATTTTTTTAGATCGATTTCAAATGGTACACTGGAATCTGTTATAGACAATGGTGATGGAACAACAACTTATAAATGGAAAAACCGGTATCCGATTGCCAACTACTTAATTTCTATTGCTATGTCTAACTATGTGGAAATTAAAGATTACTTTAAATATTCACCAACCGATTCCATGTTGGTTGTACATTATATTTATCCGGAGTCTTACAACGCCGGTAATGTTGCTGCGCTTAAAAAAACAATTGATATGCTAAGAATATTTTCAGAAAAATTTGGTGACTATCCATGGCTTGATGAAAAATACGGGCATGCACAATGTGGTTTTGGCGGAGGAATGGAACATCAAACAATTGCATCCGTAGGTAGTTTTGGTGAATCTTTGATTGCTCACGAACTTTCTCATCAATGGTTTGGTGATAAAATAACTTGCAAGGATTGGGAAAACATTTGGCTTAACGAAGGCTTTGCAACTTATGCAGAAGGAATTTATACTGAGGCTAAATACGGTAGGAATAGTTATAATAGTTACATTGTAAGTGAAATGGATTGGGCGAAACCAGCCGTTGGTTCAATATATCTTCAAAATATTAGTACCATATCCCAAATTTTTGATCCAAGGAAAAGTTATTCTAAAGGCGGATTAGTTTTGCATATGCTTAGAGGAATTGTTGGCGATTCTGTTTTTTTCAGAATCCTTAAAACGTATGCTTCTACTCCATCAGTTGCTTATGGTGTTGCAGTTACGGAAGATTTCCAGGCAGTTGCTGAATCAATTTATGGAAAGTCTCTGGAATATTTTTTTGGTGAATGGATCTATGGTGAGAACTTTCCGGAATATAATGCAAGTTGGTATTATTCAGCTTTGGGAAATAATTTGTATAAAATAAAACTTACTATCAATCAAACTTCCAATTCCACTCCAACTTTTTTTACAATGCCTATTCAAATAAAAATAAATACTCCAGTGGGAGATACATTGATTACATTGTTCAACGATTTGCAAAATCAAACTTTTGAGCTTCAAATTGCTGGAATGCCAAATTCCTTATCTTTCGATCCAAATAATTGGATTATGAAAAACTCAAATGTTATTACTGAAACAGAACCGGGCAGTATCCCCACAATTTTTGAATTAAAACAGAATTTTCCAAATCCATTTAATCCAACTACTTTAATTCGCTATTCAATTCCATCTGGTGGAGTGCAATCTGCATTTTCAGTTCAATTAAAAATTTTCGATATTCTCGGCAACGAAATAGCAACTTTGGTTAACGAAATAAAACCTTCTGGCAATTATGAGATTGAATTTAATCCTGATAATTATGGATTAACTTCCGGAGTTTATCTTTATCAATTAAAAGCATTGCCTACCGGAAGGCAGGCAGGCAGCTTTATTAGCGTTAAAAAGATGATGCTGGTTAGATGA